The genomic region AAATTAAAAGACTCCGCATATTTTGCGGAGTCTTTTAATTTAATTTCTCTATGAAACTGGCTTTTCTTTTAATAGCTTCCCAACAACGATAACAAATAGAATTGTAATAATAGGTAGTAAATAGTGAGTGAAATGGTACTGATCATAAAAATGATGTAAACGTTCCTCACCGAGTATCATCTCCGCTGCTGTGTAGGCTAAAATACTGGCACCGATATACACGATGATGGGGTACTTCTCCATAAAATGTAATATTAGCTTACTTCCCCATATAATAATGGGAACAGATACCAATAGTCCCATTACAACTAACCAAATGTTCCCATGTGAAGCTCCTGCAATCGCAAGAACGTTATCAAATCCCATTACAATGTCAGCAAAAACAATTGTTTTAATTGCCGATAATAAATTATCTTTTGGCTGGATATTCGGATCTGCCTCATCATCGGCCAGTAATTTAACCGCTATGTAAATGAGTAAAAGTCCACCTACTAATTTTAGGAACGGGATTTGTAATAAATAAAGGGCAACTGCAGTAAGAATAACTCGAACACCTATTGCGAAGGCTGTCCCCCATAAAATGGCCTTATTCCTTTGTTTTTCAGGTAAATTCCGACTCGCTAACGCAATAACAATGGCATTGTCACCACCTAAAACAATATCAATCCCAATGATAATTAAAATAGCTTTTATGATTTCTAAGTCTAAAAAATCCATCGGTGAATCCTCCCCTATAATCCGTGACAAAAACTAAAAAATGTATTAAAATGTATTATTAATTAGTCATTAAATAAACATTTTATCAGACTTTTACAAATATAGATTATAGGTTAAGAAAAGTCAAGAATGGTGTGTTTCACTAATTTCGCTAATTTAAAGCATTTCTGTTTTCAAATAGTCATGTTGTATCATAAAATAATATTAAGTAGGATAAACCCTTGATGATTAACGAAGGAGATTTCTGGGTAAACCGTTAGTAGAAAGATGAAAAAGGGTTAAGATCCCTTCAAATAATATTTCATTTGGTAAGAAGGGAGAGGTAAAGATGGAAATAGAGCGTATTAATGAGAATACCTTAAAGTTTTATATTTCTTATATAGATATCGAAGACAGAGGTTTTGATCGGGATGAAATATGGTATAACCGTGAAAAAAGCGAACAACTTTTTTGGGAAATGATGGATGAAGTGAACGAGCAAGAGGAGTTTAATGTAGATGGACCTCTTTGGATTCAAGTACAAGCAATGGATAAGGGTTTAGAAATTGTAGTGACAAAGGCTCACTTAACAAAAGATGGACAAAAAATTGAATTGCCAACTGATGATGGTAAGTTAATTGATATGCAAGTCGATGAAAAAGTGGACTCTTTACTTGAACAAAACCTTGAAGAAGGCCTAGAAGATAACGATGAAGAAGCTGATGAACCACAACAATTCTCCTTTATCATTAAGTTCGGAGATATTGAAGATGTCATTCAATTAAGTCATGCTATGATTGATTCAACTGATATTGAAAATCGTTTGTATCATTTTGAGAATCACTATTTCCTATATGTTTCTTTTGATGGAATGTTAAATGATGACGAGGTTGAAGATGTGCTAAGCCAATTATATGAGTATGGTGAGGATAGCCATGTAACAATCCACCGTTTAGAAGAATACGGAAATGAGATTTTTGGCGAAAATGCAATAAACCGTATAAAAGAATACTTTTCAAAGTTGTAAACAATATCTGTATTCTTAACCCTTGTCGCAGAATGACAAGGGTTTTTTATTATGGTGATGGGTAAAGTAATAATATTTTCCGTTTGTTATTTATATTAAGCATTTTTACAGTAAGATGTTATTATAGTCTACATAAGGACACATATAAGGATGGTATAAAGAATGTTTAAACGTATACAAATATTACTGTTTTTATCCATTGTGATTGCGTTAACGCTTTTCACACAATCACTTTGGGAAGGTTGGCTCCTTACTTCCTTTTCAGTATTTATCACAATTTCTGCGATTTTAATTTCATTTCTAATTTTTCTAGAGAATCGAAACCCCCGGCAAACGTTAAATTGGCTGTTAGTGTTAGCCGCATTTCCAGTGGTCGGTTTCTTTTTTTATTTACTGTTTGGTCGGAATTATCGAAAGAAGAAAATGTTTGAAGAAAAAGCAGAACTAGACGAGATTGCATTTAAGAAAGTAGAAGGCAAACGATTTATTAAAAATGAAGAACTACTAAATTTGGGAGAGAACAAGAAAACATTATTTCAACTTGCACAAAACATGGGGAATTCCCCAATCTCTATTCATACTGAAACAAAAGTATTAACAAACGGAAATCAAGCTTTTCCTGAAATTATGAATCATTTAAAGACGGCCGAGCAACATATCCACCTCGAATACTATATCGTTCGAGACGATAACATTGGGAATGAAATTAAAGATATCCTAATTGAAAAAGCGAAAAGTGGAGTCGAAGTTCGATTCCTCTACGATGCCGTAGGTAGTTGGCGTCTCTCCAATAACTTTAAAGGAGAAATGCAAAAAGCAGGTGTT from Salirhabdus salicampi harbors:
- a CDS encoding TerC family protein, giving the protein MDFLDLEIIKAILIIIGIDIVLGGDNAIVIALASRNLPEKQRNKAILWGTAFAIGVRVILTAVALYLLQIPFLKLVGGLLLIYIAVKLLADDEADPNIQPKDNLLSAIKTIVFADIVMGFDNVLAIAGASHGNIWLVVMGLLVSVPIIIWGSKLILHFMEKYPIIVYIGASILAYTAAEMILGEERLHHFYDQYHFTHYLLPIITILFVIVVGKLLKEKPVS
- the mecA gene encoding adaptor protein MecA: MEIERINENTLKFYISYIDIEDRGFDRDEIWYNREKSEQLFWEMMDEVNEQEEFNVDGPLWIQVQAMDKGLEIVVTKAHLTKDGQKIELPTDDGKLIDMQVDEKVDSLLEQNLEEGLEDNDEEADEPQQFSFIIKFGDIEDVIQLSHAMIDSTDIENRLYHFENHYFLYVSFDGMLNDDEVEDVLSQLYEYGEDSHVTIHRLEEYGNEIFGENAINRIKEYFSKL